A single Glycine soja cultivar W05 chromosome 14, ASM419377v2, whole genome shotgun sequence DNA region contains:
- the LOC114385253 gene encoding thaumatin-like protein 1 — protein MDRPTLSSLFSFLLTLHLSLSGVISTTFTLVNKCDYTVWPGILSNAGVPPLSTTGLVLQTGASTTIAAPASWGGRFWGRTLCSEDSTGKFSCVTGDCGSGKLECSGNGAAPPATLAEFTLDGAGGLDFFDVSLVDGYNVPMLVVPQGGSGEKCTATGCVGDLNGACPSELKVMGADGREGVVACKSACEAFNSPQYCCSGAYGTPDTCKPSAYSAIFKSACPRAYSYAYDDKTSTFTCASADYTITFCPSPTTSQKASQGQDGSSTSPFLNNNSTMVYEGAFDQSEMSWATCRHVFQSQAIAGIVSITMAMWRLCQLF, from the exons ATGGATCGCCCAACACTATCATCATTATTTTCATTCCTACTAACACTTCATCTATCATTATCAG GGGTAATTTCAACAACATTCACTCTAGTTAACAAATGTGACTACACCGTGTGGCCGGGAATTCTTTCCAATGCGGGTGTTCCTCCTCTTTCAACCACCGGCTTGGTTCTCCAAACCGGCGCCTCCACCACAATCGCCGCACCCGCGTCTTGGGGTGGCCGTTTCTGGGGCAGAACACTCTGCTCCGAAGACTCCACCGGCAAATTCTCCTGCGTCACCGGCGACTGCGGCTCCGGCAAGCTCGAGTGCTCCGGAAACGGCGCCGCGCCTCCTGCCACCCTCGCCGAGTTCACCCTCGACGGAGCCGGAGGCCTCGACTTCTTCGACGTGAGTTTAGTCGACGGCTACAACGTGCCGATGCTGGTGGTGCCGCAGGGTGGCTCCGGCGAGAAGTGCACCGCGACGGGGTGCGTGGGAGATCTGAACGGCGCGTGTCCTTCGGAGCTTAAAGTGATGGGCGCGGATGGGAGAGAGGGCGTGGTGGCGTGCAAGAGCGCCTGCGAGGCGTTCAACTCGCCGCAGTATTGCTGCAGCGGCGCGTACGGCACCCCCGACACGTGCAAGCCATCGGCTTACTCAGCGATATTCAAGAGCGCTTGCCCACGCGCTTATAGCTACGCGTACGACGACAAGACCAGCACCTTCACTTGCGCTTCCGCGGATTATACCATAACCTTTTGCCCTTCCCCTACCACCAG TCAGAAGGCATCACAGGGGCAAGATGGTTCTTCAACCTCTCCCTTTCTTAACAACAACAGCACAATGGTGTATGAAGGTGCATTTGATCAGAGTGAAATGTCGTGGGCCACGTGCAGACACGTGTTCCAATCCCAAGCCATTGCCGGCATTGTCAGTATCACGATGGCTATGTGGCGGTTGTGCCAGCTCTTCTAA
- the LOC114383184 gene encoding uncharacterized protein LOC114383184, which yields MGSVCSAEKNKNKEVGGKTLGKKLKKLKSIAKGKGDCYSNSRTSDRGRKQKERNSGFSSEFNLSNPSRKEGKEDFQRGSFWGRASERAVEVLDTLGSSVPKLSNSNGFGFGSGMAPRGNRISILAFEVANTINKGAILFQSLSEENIQFLKKEILQSEGVLQLVSTDTKELIGLVETDKREEFNVFSREVVRFGNLCKDPQWHSLEQYFSRLHLDIWDNKQPTVEAEMTMQELTTIAQNTAELYHELTSLEHFEQDYQHKLKEMESLNLPLNGDSLTAFQIEIKHQRKLVRSLKKKSLWSRNLEEIVEKLVEIVTHIDQAILEFLRNHGATAVKHCNGSERLGEAGLSLHYANIINQISMIASRPTVLPPNLRDTLYHGLPNYIKSALPSRLQNIDAMKELSITQVKAEMDKTLQWLTPFATNTIKAHQGFGWVGEWANTSNEFGENTTKESNLIRLQTLYYAEKHKIDFYIIELLTQIHYLVTFVRYRHNTMKPMPKRTSPRRLDFQSKFISIDSINKPLGSKLSQEDKRLLEEVTMRRRSPGVSKSEDLAVTKKRSAKVWHHSNSVGSSPVTREGLDHQRSNVLDIIDGL from the exons ATGGGGTCTGTTTGCTCggctgagaaaaataaaaacaaagaggtTGGAGGGAAAACCTTGGGGAAGAAGCTTAAGAAGTTAAAAAGCATTGCAAAGGGAAAAGGAGATTGTTATTCAAATTCAAGGACTAGTGATCGTGGTAGAAAGCAAAAGGAGCGAAACTCTGGATTTTCCAGTGAATTCAACTTATCCAATCCTAGtcgaaaagaaggaaaagag GACTTCCAGAGAGGCTCCTTTTGGGGAAGAGCTAGTGAGAGGGCAGTAGAAGTTCTCGACACACTTGGAAGTAGCGTGCCGAAGTTAAGCAATAGTAATGGGTTTGGGTTTGGCTCTGGCATGGCTCCTAGAGGGAATAGAATATCTATATTGGCATTTGAAGTAGCTAATACAATAAACAAAGGAGCAATCTTGTTTCAATCACTGTCTGAAGAAAACATTCAGTTCCTTAAGAAGGAGATTTTACAATCAGAAGGGGTGCTACAATTAGTTTCAACTGATACAAAGGAGTTAATAGGTCTTGTTGAAACTGACAAAAG GGAAGAATTCAATGTCTTCTCCCGGGAAGTAGTTAGATTTGGAAATTTATGTAAGGACCCTCAGTGGCATAGCCTAGAACAATATTTCTCAAG ATTACATTTGGATATCTGGGACAACAAGCAACCAACGGTAGAGGCAGAAATGACAATGCAAGAATTGACCACTATAGCTCAGAATACTGCT GAACTATATCACGAGCTAACTTCGTTAGAACATTTTGAACAAGATTATCAGCACAAGCTTAAGGAAATGGAATCCTTAAATCTTCCTCTCAACG GGGACAGTCTCACAGCTTTTCAGATTGAAATAAAGCATCAAAGGAAGCTTGTGAGGAGCTTGAAAAAGAAATCTCTTTGGTCCAGAAATTTGGAGGAG ATTGTTGAGAAGCTTGTTGAGATCGTAACCCATATAGATCAAGCAATTTTGGAGTTCCTCAGAAATCATG GTGCAACCGCTGTCAAGCATTGTAATGGTTCTGAAAGACTTGGTGAAGCTGGTCTCTCACTGCACTATGCTAACATTATCAATCAGATAAGCATGATT GCATCTCGCCCAACCGTTCTTCCCCCAAATTTAAGAGACACATTGTATCATGGATTGCCAAATTATATTAAGAGTGCTCTTCCTTCGCGGTTACAAAACATTGATGCTATGAAAGAG CTCTCCATCACTCAGGTCAAAGCTGAAATGGACAAGACTCTGCAGTGGCTCACTCCATTTGCCACAAATACAATCAA AGCACATCAAGGTTTTGGATGGGTTGGTGAATGGGCAAATACAAG TAACGAGTTTGGCGAAAACACAACCAAAGAAAGTAACCTGATTCGCCTCCAAACACTTTACTATGCTGAGAAgcataaaatagatttttacaTCATCGAATTGTTGACTCAGATTCACTATTTGGTTACCTTTGTAAGATACAGACATAATACCATGAAGCCAATGCCCAAAAGAACTTCTCCTAGGCGACTTGATTTTCAATCAAAGTTTATATCTATAGACAGTATTAACAAGCCTTTGGGATCTAAACTTTCTCAAGAGGATAAAAGATTATTAGAAGAGGTAACTATGAGGAGAAGAAGCCCAGGAGTTAGCAAAAGCGAGGATCTTGCAGTGACCAAGAAAAGAAGTGCCAAAGTTTGGCATCATAGCAATAGTGTAGGAAGTTCACCTGTCACACGAGAAGGGTTGGACCACCAAAGATCTAATGTTTTGGATATTATAGATGGGCTATAA